From the genome of Marasmius oreades isolate 03SP1 chromosome 1, whole genome shotgun sequence:
GGCTAGGAAAGTATTTGTGATGTGGTCGCAGAGGGCGAGGGAGACAGCTGCGCCGTCTTTGTTAGATTCGGCCACCATGCACATAAGGGGGGCTAGGGGGGTAGGAGTCTTAGTTATTCGCGATCCCAGTGGTTCGGAAGGCGAATAAACGTACTACTAGGATCAGGAGGGCCACCAACGACTCTTTCCCAAACAACTTCGTTATTGGGAACATTATACCCGTACCACTGTTGGTTCGTGTTCCCATCGACACACGTCCAGATCTGGAGTTGAGTTCCGTCGGTGACAGACCCACTGGGGAGGTCGACACATTTGTTGGTGCCGGTCCATTGAAGATGGCCGCCTCTGGTGACAGTCCACAGTTGGTTAGTGTTTCCGGCGACGCAATCCCAGATTTGAATTTTGGCTCCGTCCGTGTTGGCGCCCCCCACGACGTCCAAGCACTAACGAAAACAGAGAGGAGGGGAGCCTTCATGCCTCTGGTCATGAAAAAGAGGCCTGAAGGGTAAACGTACCTTGTTATTAAAAACCTTGATCTGTTGGGGTTGTTCATCTTGCCTGGTAGGGAGGAATAAATCCCAGGAATGGTTGGCAACATCTTCAGTATTGCAATCGTGAATAACGACGGGGGTCCCGGCGGTGTTGGAAGGCGCGGATATACATCCTTGCTTTCCAGCGAATCGCCCTGGAACAACAACGAAGTAAATGTCGACAAGCTCATGGAAACAATGAGATGAACGAGACATACAGGTAGGAGCAGAAGTTTGAAGTTGGTATGGAGACGCAGCGGCGACTGCGACGAACGAGAGAGAAATAACTGTAGTGGTACGCATGATAGAGAGACCAGCTTCAGAGAGGATGTCTGTGTAGATTGATACACCTCCTGGCCTCTATAAGTATCGCGTCCGGCGCTTAGAAACATGACGGCGAATCGCCGGTCAGAATCTACACGCCACCAGTTGGCGAGTAAGTTCAATCAACCTTGAAACTTTAAAGTGTTGTAACGTGTTGAAAAGCCAGTGACGTCGAAAAGCAATATCGCGATCTGACAGGACATGCTGCCGAATGTGAGAGTAATGGATGAACCGTAACGAGCTGTAAGGAAGTACGCCGGAGGTCGTCATTGATAATGCCCCTCGATATCCCTTTCACATATTCCCGAGGTCTGTGTAGGTGTGATATGATCATGATCAGATAATGAAGCTGGTTACTTGCTTAGTGTCCCCGAGTTCAGTGGTAATGGCCCTGGGCAAGCTACCTAGTAGTGCTGATACTATGTGGTAGCCGTTCGGAAGAAGTAAGTAACAGCTGAAATTGTTGTGAGAAGGATTTGAAGGATTTCCCCGTGGGGTGGCGGAGGGAGAAGGCGGAGGGAGCGTGGCCTCTCTGACACATGGCGTTCAAACACATCCCCAACCGATCCACGTTCCACCCTACTACCCACAACGAAGTTCAAACTCTACAAGTCAACACCACTACTCGAAACTGCCAAACGTACGTGAACCACGCACCAGCGCATAACCCCATACCTTGAAGAACCATGGGGACGATCAGTGAAAAGCTTCCAGAACAACCCACGACGAGGCTCGCGAAACCCAAGGAcgaagaagggaaagaggCGACGGCAAAGCGCACAAGCAGAAAAATCACTGGAAGAAGATCCACGCTCACTGTTAGTATACTCAGATGGATCCTTCATGAATTTCCAACAGTAGGCGCAGCAGTGGTCGCATACTACAAGGGAAAGGAGATAAACATTGGAAAATGGGActagaaggaagaagagcggAAGTTTATGACGGAGAAATGGCGGCACTcagcatgatgcatgatgggCGCGAAAATGGCAATCGACTTGTGCAGGCGCATATAATATATGACGACAGCAATGGGATCCTTATACCCTTATACTTACAGGTTTAGCGAAAGTAATGTACTCTAGGCTTCTCAAGGACTGTACAGAAAAAAACACGCTAGAGTAAAGAGAAAGGCAGCAATTGAAGTCCGAAGCAGTTGCGACTAAGTGAGAAGTTATCAGAACAAAAAGTGTAAGCGTCTTGTGCGGCGAGCGACCAAGTTCAGTTCCCTGAGCCAACCAAGCTAACCTTTCCAAGGTTGTTCTGAACTGGTACCGTTCCTTCCATACACCAGTaacctctctctctctccctcgGCATCCCTCCTTGTCTACCCCATTGCTCTTCCATCTCAAGCCGATGCTTCGTCTTAGCCTTCCCCTCACTCAACCGTTTCTTTTCAAAGTAAACATACGCAGCATAATACACTCTGCTGGTACTTCCCGCAGTAGCACCTTTCTTCGTCAAGAAATCACTGAGCTGCTTTGACTGAATATTGATCGAGTTCTGTGATCCAGGATAAGCAGCGCGCACGATGTCGCGTAAGAACTGAGTTTTGGTGATGGGGGATTTCAGATGCGCGTTGATTTTACGTCGGACGTCATTGCAAGAGTCATAGGTTTCCACCGTGCCATCCTCGTCGCCAGGGAGCGAGATGGAGAACAAGTCCTTCCCCTTGtctgaagacgaagaggtCGCCGCGTTCTTCCTGGCCTTCTTGGGCTTAGGAACTGGATCGTTTTCGCCCTCAGACACATCGATTACAGCTACATCTGATTTGCGTTTTTTTCGTCTATGGGCGACGAGGTATTAACGACGCGTCGCAGAAGGTAGAAAAAGGACAATGACACCCACAGAAGTCTTAGCAGATGCATCGGACGCGACATTTGGTTTTTCGTTCGCGTTCTCACGAACTGGAGAGAGAATCTCGAGATCTGAGGGCATGTTTAGCTGGGTACTGGTGACGGTTTGACTGAGAGTGTGCTATGCACGTGCTCGCGTTTTCAATACCGTTGGAAACTCTCAGAGTCTCACGCCGCAGTTATCTGCCACCCACAGTTCGTGGGTTTTCGCTCTTCTCACCAGCAAATACGAGGGTTTCCGATAAACTCTCATCAGAAGAATCACATTTGGCCTGGCTCTTAATTAAGTGCGTATGTGGTCGGGTTGACCGCGGAGGTTTTACTTATCTGCTTCGACTACTTACACAGATAAATAGACAGAGATGGCACCGTGACAGGTTCACCTCTGAGAAAACATTATCAGCGGCACTCTTATCAACAGAAATGGTATACAAAGGGACCATCTTTCCTTGGATCAAATTAAGAGCTTGAGGATCCTACAATGTTCTGGTACCCTCCCCTACTGATCTTGGTGAATGCTCTCTTACCACGTCCAACGCAATGCGCCCTCCTCGAAAGGTTTGAAGACCTCAAGAGAAACGACTTTGACTTTGTCATCATCGGAGGGGGCACTGCAGGGAATACTGTCGCAAATCGTCTGACGGAGAATCCCAACCATCATGTACTTGTGCTAGAGGCCGGCGGATCGTATGTGACTCTATTGCCTTTTGCTCGGCGCATGAACCTCAATATCCTCCTAAAGGAATGCGAATGCTTTCGTGTCTATGATCCCAAATTTCTGTGCCCGGACTCTTGGAAGTGCGATAGACTGGAACTACACCGCCCAAACGGGTCCTGTCATGAACCGAGTAGTTGGACTTCCCAGGGGATTTGTTCTCGGTGGTACTAGCTCAATGAGTAAGTATACCAAATTCCCGTGGTAAACATCTGGCCTACCTATCTATATCCATTAGATTGCATGGCATACACTCGTGGAACAAGAGAGGATTGGGATCGATATGCCCACGTAACCAACGATGCCGGATGGTCCTGGGACAACATTCAAACATATGTACGAAAAGTAAGCATCACTTCAAGAAAACCTCCGTAACGACTTGTTGAAGCTTTGAACATAGAACGAACGCTTTACTCCTCCAGCTGATGGACACGACACAACTGGGGAATTTGACCCATCAGTTCATAGTTTTGATGGAATAAACTCTGTTACACTTTCAGGGTTTCGTCATCAGGTAGCTACACGGGTCATTCAAGCTAGCAAGGCGATGGGGAATGACTCAGAATTCCGATTTGTTCTCGACATGAATTCAGGGGAACACCTTGGAATCGGTGGGATCTTTTGTCTATTTCAGTTTCTACCTCTTGACCATTCATCCTGTGCAGGTTTCGCGCAGTCTACCGTTCTGAATGGAACTCGAAGTAGTTCAGCCACGTCCTATTTGGGACCTCAATTCATCAACCGCCCTAATCTTCACGTCTTGTTGCACGCCCATGTGACGCGTATTTCGTCGGAGGAAACAGCACATAATGGTCTTACCTTTACGGGAGTTGAACTTTCTCAGGATTCTGGAAGTATGTCGTCCGCCCCGTTTTATTGCGACGAAGCTGAACTGTGCGCCGCCCAGAAACATTGCATACAGTTACAGCATCGAAAGAAGTCATACTTTCCGCTGGGTCCATTGCGACTCCCCAAATCTTGATGAACTCTGGCATCGGCGATCCCAATACCTTGTCGAATTTGGGTATCCGAACGCTGCAGCGTCTACCATCAGTTGGAAGAAACCTATCTGAACATCTTGTCCTTACGCTGGGTTGGGTGGTTACTGCTAACGATACAGATTCTGAGGCAGCAAGGAATGCGACTCTTGCTGCGGAGCAACTCAGGCAGTGGAATGAAACGAGGACAGGTCCTCTCGTTGATGCCCCAGACCTGGACTTTGGATGGGTCCGATTACCAAAGAATGCGTCGATCTTTGAGAGAGTCAAAGACCCATCTCCCGGACCCAATACCGCACATATTGAGATCCAGTTCCTCGTAAGCATTTTCCCAGCCGAGTTT
Proteins encoded in this window:
- a CDS encoding uncharacterized protein (CAZy:AA3; CAZy:AA8), producing MFWYPPLLILVNALLPRPTQCALLERFEDLKRNDFDFVIIGGGTAGNTVANRLTENPNHHVLVLEAGGSNANAFVSMIPNFCARTLGSAIDWNYTAQTGPVMNRVVGLPRGFVLGGTSSMNCMAYTRGTREDWDRYAHVTNDAGWSWDNIQTYVRKNERFTPPADGHDTTGEFDPSVHSFDGINSVTLSGFRHQVATRVIQASKAMGNDSEFRFVLDMNSGEHLGIGFAQSTVLNGTRSSSATSYLGPQFINRPNLHVLLHAHVTRISSEETAHNGLTFTGVELSQDSGKTLHTVTASKEVILSAGSIATPQILMNSGIGDPNTLSNLGIRTLQRLPSVGRNLSEHLVLTLGWVVTANDTDSEAARNATLAAEQLRQWNETRTGPLVDAPDLDFGWVRLPKNASIFERVKDPSPGPNTAHIEIQFLNHGFTPEIPPPNLIGVAPTLLSPISRGFVTLNTSNPFDHPFINLNFLDSEFDLFALREGIRSARRFMSSPSFNGFLVSAVVNATTDDELDEFITATAGGACHPIGTAMMSPRGADWGVVDPDLRVKGVERLRVVDASVLPFLPAGHTQAPTYIIAERASDLIKASWS
- a CDS encoding uncharacterized protein (CAZy:AA3), which produces MFWYPPLLILVNALLPRPTQCALLERFEDLKRNDFDFVIIGGGTAGNTVANRLTENPNHHVLVLEAGGSNANAFVSMIPNFCARTLGSAIDWNYTAQTGPVMNRVVGLPRGFVLGGTSSMNCMAYTRGTREDWDRYAHVTNDAGWSWDNIQTYVRKNERFTPPADGHDTTGEFDPSVHSFDGINSVTLSGFRHQVATRVIQASKAMGNDSEFRFVLDMNSGEHLGIGFAQSTVLNGTRSSSATSYLGPQFINRPNLHVLLHAHVTRISSEETAHNGLTFTGVELSQDSGKTLHTVTASKEVILSAGSIATPQILMNSGIGDPNTLSNLGIRTLQRLPSVGRNLSEHLVLTLGWVVTANDTDSEAARNATLAAEQLRQWNETRTGPLVDAPDLDFGWVRLPKNASIFERVKDPSPGPNTAHIEIQFLVSIFPAEFRIIIPH
- a CDS encoding uncharacterized protein (CAZy:CBM13); protein product: MRTTTVISLSFVAVAAASPYQLQTSAPTWRFAGKQGCISAPSNTAGTPVVIHDCNTEDVANHSWDLFLPTRQDEQPQQIKVFNNKCLDVVGGANTDGAKIQIWDCVAGNTNQLWTVTRGGHLQWTGTNKCVDLPSGSVTDGTQLQIWTCVDGNTNQQWYGYNVPNNEVVWERVVGGPPDPSTPLMCMVAESNKDGAAVSLALCDHITNTFLAGNQTWVLPVLPLTGPIKTYGGSKCLDVRGGSDANGTPLQIWPCVKGSTSQQWALMYSSSVISWVGKNKCVDITNGNLTAGNHLQIWDCNPDNSNQWWY